Sequence from the Lysobacter solisilvae genome:
GACCCGAAGGTGCGCGAGGCGATCTTCGCCGACCTGCGCAACGTCGCCACCCACGTGGCCGCCGCGCATGGTGCGCAGGTGGACGCGAAGGTGCCCGACGCCGAAGGCAACCCGGTCACGGTCAACGACGCCGCGCTCACCGCGCGCATGCTGCCCAGCCTGAAGGCCGTGGCCGGCGCGGACAACGTGGTCGAACCGTCGCTGCAGATGGGCGCGGAGGACTATTCCTACTTCGCGCGCGAAGTGCCGTCGATGTATTTCTTCGTCGGCGCCACCGCCAAGGGCGTCGACCCGGCGACCGCGCCGAGCAACCATTCGCCGAAGTTCCTGCTCGACGAGTCGGCGCTCGACCTGGGGCTGCGCGCGATGCTGCAGGTGACGCTGGATTACCTGGAACAAGGCGCCACCGGCAGCACCGCGGCGTCGGCGCCGTAAGGCGGCGGGGTCGGCATGCCTTCGCGCCCCGCGGCTGGTCGGGGCGCGATCGAGTCGCCGTGCGCGCGGCCGGCGTCCGGCGCACGTAAAATCGCCGGATGAGCATGCAAGACCTGCCGCTGGGCCGCCACGTCGACTACCCGCGCGAATACGATCCCGCGCTGCTGTTCCCGATCGCGCGCAGCCTCGGCCGCGCCGGGATCGGCGTCGAGCCGTCCCGCCTGCCGTTCATCGGGGTCGATCGCTGGCACGCCTACGAACTGAGCTGGCTGGACCGGCGCGGCAAGCCGCAGGTGGCCACCGCGACCCTCGAAGTCCCGGCCGATTCGCCGAACCTGGTCGAATCCAAGTCGCTCAAGCTCTACCTCAATTCGTTCAACGCCACCCGCATGGCGGACCCCGACGCGCTGCGCGAGCGCATCGTCGACGACCTCAGCCGTGCCGCCGGCGCGCCCGTGCGCATGGCCTTCGGCCTGCCGCCGATCACGCCGCCGCGGGCCGACGTCGTTGCGCTGGACGCGCTGGAGATCGACATCACGCACTACGGTCCGCCCGACGCCACGCTGCTGCGCGTGCAGTCGGACGAGCCGGTGCACGAGACCTTCAGCAGCGCGCTGCTCAAGTCCAACTGCCCGGTGACCGGGCAGCCTGACTGGGCGCAGGTGGTGATCGACTACCACGGCCCGCGCCTCGACCCGGCCGGCCTGCTGCGCTACCTGGTGTCGTTCCGTGACCACGCCGAATTCCACGAGCAGTGCGTCGAGCGGATCCACACCGACCTGATGGCCCGGCTGCAGCCGCGGGCGCTGGGCGTGGAAGCGCGCTACACCCGCCGCGGCGGCCTGGACATCAACCCCTGGCGGGCGACCCCGGGCATGGCCACGCCCCGCTGGGTCCGCGACGAACGGCAGTAGGCCGTCGCGGCCGCGATACTCCCTTAACAATTGGCGTGCGACTTTTACCCGTCATTCCGACGTGTGCAGGGAGCCCACCATGAGCCCAGACAAGCGCCCCGACTTTTCCAACGTGAAAAGCGGCTCCGGAACCACCGAGCCTTCGCGGCCCGACTTCTCCAATGTCCAGTCCGGCGCAAGTTCGACCGAACAGATCACCGGCGGCGGCGGCGGCACCGGCGGGATGGCCGAACGCAGCTACACCGTCGTGCAGGGCGACACGCTCTCCCACATCGCCAAGGCCCATTACGGCAAGCCGGGCAAGTGGCACGCGATCTTCGACGCCAACCGCGACCAGATCGACGATCCCGACAAGATCTTCCCGGGCCAGGTGTTGAAGATTCCCGCGCTGGACCTGGACAAGGACGGCGACGCGGACTGGCGCAGCTGAGCCCCTCGCGGCACCCATCCACTTCCACTCCCACAAGGACGCTCGCATGAATCGCAATGCCCTGACCGCCGCCCTGCTCGTCGCCGTGCTCGGCACCGTCGCCGTGACCGGTTGCAAGAAGAAAGAACCCGTCGCGCCGGCGGCGCCCATGCCGACCACCACCGAGCCCGCCCCGATGCCCGCACCGACACCGGCGCCGGCCACCGCGGCCACCGCGACGGTGACCGGGATCGACCTGGGCAACACCATCGGCGCCGACATGAAGGTCGGCACGCCCGCCACCACCTTCGCGCCGAAGGACACCATCCACGTGTCGGTCGCCACCAGCACCAGCGATCCGGCCGCCTCCGTGCCGGGCAAGCTCGGCGTGCGCTGGACGCACCTGGACAGCAACCAGGTGGTCAGCGAAGACACCCGCGACGTGACGCTGACCGGTACCGGCAACACCGAATTCCACATCGCCAAGCCGGATGGCTGGCCGACCGGCAAGTACAAGGTCGAAGTGATGCAGGACGGCAACGTCGTGCAGTCGCGCGAGTTCGAGATCAAGTAAACCGTCTCTCTCCGCAATGCGGGCAAGCCGGGCGCGACTGCAAGGTCGCGCCCTTTTTTTGCCTGGCCGATGGCGATCGCACGTCCGCGTGCCGCCGCAGGCCGTCCACCGCGATGACACCTGGCACTACTGGCGTCGCGCGCCGGACATCGCCACGCACGGTGTCGCAAACCTGTCTGGCACCACGCGCCGGTTGACGTGGCCGGGCGCAGCGCAGGCGGCGGCGCATAGGACCTTTGTCCCATGCCACCACGCGCCGCGCGCCGCGGCCCGGGACTTATGATCCGCGCAGAACGAGCGGCGTCCCGTGCGGGCCCGCGATCGTTGCGCGGTACTTGCGATGGGAGCGTCCCAATGCGCAATCCAGTTCGACCAGTCCTGCTCGTGGCGTTGTTGACGGTGGCCGCCGGCTGCAACAAGCCCGCCACGCCGCCCGCGACGACCGCGGCCCCGGCCGCCACGCCGGCCGCACCCGCACCCGCACCCCGCCGCGCAGGCGCCCCCGCCCGCCGCCGCGCCCCAGACGGTGTTCCGCCGCGAGGAACTCGACCAGATGGTCGCGCCGATCGCGCTGTACCCGGACGAGTTGCTGGCGCAGGTGCTGATGGCGTCGACCTACCCGGGCGACGTCGCCGACGCCGTGGCCTGGTCCAAGGCCAATCCCAACGCCAAGGGCGACGACGCCGTGCGCCAGGCCGGCAGCCAGCCGTGGGACCCGAGCGTGCAGGCGCTGGTCGCCTTCCCGCAGGCGCTGACCGTCCTGGGCCAGGACCCGGGCTGGGTGCAGCGCCTGGGCGACGCCTTCCTGGCCCAGCCGGGCGACGTCATGGACGCGGTGCAGCGGTTGCGGCAGAAGGCGCAGACCGCGGGCAACCTGCAGACCAACGAGTACCAGCGCGTGAGCATGGAAGCCGCGCCGCCGGCACCGGCCCCGGCCGTGGGTGGCGTGATCGAGCAGGCGCCGGCGCAGACCATCATCATCGAGGCCGCGGATCCGGAAGTCGTCTACGTCCCCAGCTACAACCCCACCGAGGTCTATGGCAGCTGGGACTATCCCGCCTACCCGCCGCCGTATTACCCGCCCTCCCCCGTACTGGTATCCGGGCTCGGCGCTGATGACCGGGCTGGCCTGGGGCACCGGCATCGCGATCGCCGGTTCGCTGTGGGGCGACATGGATTGGGGCGGCGACGACATCGACATCGACGTCGACCGCTACAACAGCATCAACACCAACCGCCAGATCAACCGCGGCGACAACAACTGGCAGCACAACGCCATCAACCGCGACGGCGTGCCCTATCGCGACAACGCCAACCGCGAGCGCCATGGCCGGCAACTGGACGACAGCGCGCGGCGCGACAGTTTCCGCGGCGACGACCCCGCCCGGGCACGGTCGCGCGAAGCGGCGCGCAGCCAGATGCAGTCCCGTGGCATCGAGCCGGCACGCGACAACCGGCAGGCCCGCGACCAGGCGCAGCGCGCATCGCGCGACATGCGCGACAACGCCGGCAGCCAGGGACGTGATGCCCAGCGCGACCAGGCCGCACGCACCGCGCGCGACCGCTCGCAAGGCCAGGCCCGCGACCAGCAACGCCAACGCGCGGCACAGACCGCACGTGACCGGCCGCAGCAGACGCGCGATCGCCAGCAGGCCGGGCAGGGTGCGCGCGACCGGCAGGGCGGCCAGGGCCAGGGCCAGCGCCAGCGCTCGCAGAGCAACTCGCAGGCGCGCGACTCGGCGCGGCGCCAACAGCAGTCGCGCAGCCAGGGCTCGCGCAACAACGCGTTCGAAGGCGCGCGTGAACCCTCGCGCTCGCGTGCGCAGTCCGAGCGCGGCCGTTCCAGCCATGCCTCCTCGCAGCGTTCCTCCGGTTCGCGCGGCGGCGGCAGCCAGGTATCCCGCCAATCCCGCTCGCCGCAGCGCCAGGGCGGCGGATCCCGTTCGCCGCAGCGCCAAGGGCGGCGGACGTCGTTAAGGAGAGGACCACATGAACGCCTGCCTGCGCACGATCGTGCTCATGACGGTGGCCCTGCTGGGCCTGGCATCGCCGGCGCGCAGTCGCGCCCAGCAGGCCTATCCCACCGCGGAGGCCGCCGCCGAGGCGCTGGTCGCCGCCCTGGGCACCCAGCGGGCGGACGCGGACAAGCTGGCCGCGCTGCTGGGCAAGGACTGGCGCGACTACGTGCCGATCGAAGGCGTCGAACGCGCCGACGTCGAGGCCTTCCTCGCCGGCTACCGCGAACGGCATGCGATCCGACCGGGCACGGAGGGACGCGTCAGCCTGGTCGTCGGCAAGAACGACTGGGTGTTCCCGATCCCGCTGGCAAAGCGGACCGGCGGCTGGGCGTTCGATGTCCGCGCCGGCGCCGATGAGATCCGCGACCGCCGCGTGGGCCGCAACGAACTGGCGACGGTGGAATCCGCGCGCGCCTACCACGACGCGCAGAACGACTACGCGCGCGTGGACCGCGACGGCGACGGCGTGCTCGAGTACGCGCAGAAGATCTTCAGCAGCGATGGCCAGCACGACGGCCTGTTCTGGGCCGACGACGACGGCGCCGAACCCAGCCCGCTCGGCCCGCTGTTCGCCGAGGGTGCGTCCGGCAGCGACTGGCACGGGTATCACTACCGCATCCTCAGCGCGCAGGGACCGTCGGCCCCGGGTGGTGCGTACTCCTACCTGCTGGGCAAGAACATGAGCCGCGGCTTCGCGCTGGTGGCCTGGCCGGCCAAGTACGGCGACAGCGGCGTGATGAGCTTCATGATCAGCCACGAGGGCCAGGTGTTCGAGAAGGACCTGGGCCCCGGCGGCGAGAAGCAGGCGATGGCCATGACCCGCTTCGACCCGGACAGCAGCTGGCAGGAAGTGAAGCCGGCCGCCACGGCCGCCACGCGCTAGGCCGCGGGCGGGGACCTCGCGCGCCCTGCGCGCGGGCGCGCATGACCAAGACCCAGACACCCCCGCGCCTGCGCGGGTGAATCTGACCGCGTGGGATCAAGGTCCAATATCCGGCGCCTGCCGCGCGCACTAAGGTCTGCCTACGCCGGACGCTCAGCTCCGTGCAGTCACGGCCGCCGTGCATCGACTTCCGGTGCGCCGCGTCCTGCGATTGGAGATTCCAATGCGCACTTCCACGTTCCAGCTATTCCTGCCTGCCCTGCTGCTCGTGAGCGCCGCACCCGCCTCCGCGACGCCGGGCGCCCTGCCATCGCTGTTCGCGCAGTCGGCCACCGCATCGGCATCCTCCGACCAGCTGTTCGGACCGGAGGAGCTCGAACAGATGGTGGCGCAGATCGCGCTGTACCCGGATTCGCTGCTGGCCCAGATCCTGATGGCGTCCACCTATCCCGGTGACGTGGCCGATGCGGCCGCGTGGTCGAAGGCGCACAAGGACGCCAAGGGCGAGGACGCCGTCAAGCAGGTCGAGAGCCAGCCCTGGGACCCCAGCGTGCAGTCGCTCGTCGCCTTCCCGCAGGTGCTCGACGTGCTGGGCCAGGACCCGGCCTGGGTGCAGAAACTCGGCGATGCCTTCCTCGCCCAGCCCGATGACGTGATGGCCGCGATGCAGCGTCTGCGTTCAAAGGCGCAGGCAGCGGGCAACCTCAAGTCCACCGAGCAGCAGACCGTCACCGCCGGCCCGGCCATGGGCGGCACGACCACCGTGGACGCGCCGCCGCAGACCATCATCATCGAGTCGGCCGATCCCGAAGTCGTGTACGTGCCCAACTACGACCCCACCGTGGTCTACGGCGCCTGGGGTTATCCGTCGTATCCGCCCTACTACTATCCGCCGTCGCCGTACTACTACCCGGGTGGCGGCCTGTTCGCCTTCGGCGTCGGTGTGGCCGTCGGCGGTGCGCTGTGGGGCGATGTGAACTGGGGCAGCGGCGACATCGACATCGATGTCGACAACAACTTCAACAGCAACCGCAACGTCAACCGCGGCGATCGTGAGGGAAACCGCGGGGATCGCCAGGCCAACCGTGGCGACCGCCAGGCCAACCGCGGTGACAACAAGTTCCGCCACAACTCGGCCAACCGCGACGGCGTGCCGTATCGCGACAGCAGGAACCGCGAGCAGAACGGCCGGCAACGCGAAGGCGCCGCGCAACGCGACGCGTACCGCGGGCGCGACCAGGCGCGCAACGCCGACCGCGCGCGCGCCAGCCAGTCGATGGCCAACAAGGGATTCGACCGCCCGGCCGCGACCAATCGCGAAGCGCGCGACCGCGCCGGCCAGGCCTCGCGGCAGATGGGCCAGGGCGGCGCGCAGGGCCGCACGCAGGGTCGCACGAGCGACTTCGACCGCGGGCAGCAGCAGCTGAGCAACCAGCGCAACGCCCAGGCCCGCAATTCGCAGCGCCAGCAGGCCACCCGCTCCCAGGGCGGAGCGCGCAACAACGACGCGTTCTCCGGCTCCCGCAACCCCGGCCAGTCGCGCGCGTCGTCCAGCCGCGGCCGCAGCAGCTACGGCTCGTCGCAGCGCGGCGGTTCACGCGGTGCGGGTCGTTCGATGTCCCGCCCCTCGCGTGGCGGCGGTGGCGGCCGGCGCCGTTGACACAGGAGACCGACGATGAATGCCTTCAACCGTTTGATCGCCCTGCGCGGCTCCACCCTGGCAGGCTGCCTGCTGCTCGGACTGGCGCTGTCCGCGTCGCCGGCCTGGGCGCAGCAGGGGCACCGCTCCACGGAGGTCGCCGCCGAGGAGCTGGTCAAGGCCCTGCGCGCGAAGACGCCCGACGAAGGCCGGCTGGCCATGCTGCTCGGGGTCAACTGGCGTGACTACATTCCCGTCGACAGCGTCGGGCGCGAGAACGTGGACGCTTTCCTCGCGCGCTACGACGAACGCCACGAGATCAAGCCCGACGCCCAGGGCCGGATGATGCTGACGGTGGGCAACGACCCCTGGACGCTGCCCATCCCGCTGGTCAAGCGCGGCGGCGGCGGCTGGTTCTTCGACCTGGAGGCCGCCGCCACGGAGCTGCGCGCGCGCCGCATCGGGCGCAACGAGCTGGAGACGGAAAAATCCGCGCTGGCCTACCACGATGCGCAGATGGACTACGCCAAGGTCGATCGCGACGGGGATGGCGTGCTGGAGTACGCGCAGCAGTTCCTCAGCAGCGACGGCGAATACGACGGCCTGTACTGGCCCGACCAGCCCGGCGTGGAGCAGAGTCCGCTCGGACCGCTGTTCGGCGACGAGACGCCCGACGGTGAATGGCACGGCTACCACTACCGCATCCTGACCGCGCAGGGACCCTCGGCGCCCGGCGGCGCGTACGACTACAAGCTGGGCAACAACATGAGCCGCGGTTTCGCCCTGGTCGCCTGGCCGGCGAAGTACGGCGACAGCGGGGTGATGAGCATCATGGTCAGCCACGACGGCGAGCTGTTCGAGAAGGATCTCGGGCCCGGCGGCGACAAGGTCGCCCAGAGCATGACCAGCTTCGACCCGGACAGCAGCTGGGCCGAAGTGAAGGATGCGGACGTGGCGACCGCGCCCTGACGGTGCACATCGCAGGTCGTGAGGACACCGGGCGCGCGATGCGCCCGGTGTGCGTTCATGCCGACGGAAATTCGCCGTCCACGTAGTACCAGCGACCTTGCTCGCGGACGAAGCGGCTGACTTCGTGCAGGCGCACCGCGCGGCCACCGCCGACGCGGTAGCGCGCGACGAATTCCACCCGCGCGTGGTCGGCGTCGACGACGTCGTGGCGCTTCACGTCCAGGCCAAGCCAGCGGGTGTCCCGATCGGCGTGCAGGTCCAGGGCCGGCGGCCGCGTGGAGGCATGCCAGCTGGCGAGCAGGTACGGTTCGTCGGCGCGCACGTACGCGCAGTAGCGCGAACGCATCAGCGATTCGGCGCTGGCCGCCGCGGCCCCGGCGTGCAGCGGGCCACAGCAGCGCTCGTAATCGAGGCCGGACTGGCAGGGACAAGCGGACATGCGCCATTGTCGCGCCGACGGGCCCGGCCGTCCGCGGCCTGGGCCGTCGCGTGCCCTCGCGGTGTCGCCGTTCTACCATGCACGGTCCCACGAGGAAGTCCCCCATGAAAGCCCCGCCCTATCTCGACGACGCCCAGATCGAGCGCCTGTCCGACCTGCTCGACCAGCGCGCCGTGCCCTTCAAGGGCTTCAACCTGGAGGCGCTGGACGGGTTTCTTTCCGCGCTGGCGGTGTCGCCCGAGACCGTGCCGCCCGCCGAATGGGAACCGGCCGTGTGGGGAACGCCGCCGCGCTGGGACGACCCGGCCGAACGTGAACAGGTTCAGGCGCTGTTGGAAGCGCACTGGAACATGGCCAGCCAGCGCGTCCGGTTCGACGACGACGACCTGCCCGAACACCTGGCGCCGCTGCTGTGGCTGCCCGAGGAAGCCGAGGCCGAGCACCCGGACGAGCTCGACGTCGGCCGCGACTGGGCCTTTGGCTTCTTCCGCGGGGTAGAGCTGCGCGAGGCGGCCTGGGACAAGTGGCTGGACGAGGAGGAGTGGATGGACGAGATCTTCGCCCGCCTGGACCAGCTGGCCAGCGGCGAAGTGCTCGGCGAGGACCCCGAGGGCCCCGCCACGCCGATCACCTACCGCGAGCGGCTGGAGATCATCGCCGGCCTGCCGGGGATGCTGGCCGACCTGCACCACCACCGGATCGACGCCCTGACGCCCAGGGAGCCGATCCGCCGGGTCGAGACCCCCGACCGCAACGCCCCCTGCCCCTGCGGAAGCGGCCGCAAGTACAAGAAGTGCTGCGGCGCCGCCGCCTGAGTCCCGGGTAAACCGTGGCGCCGACGGCTTCTGGCATGATGTCGCGCTGATCAGCTCGATCCGGCACTCTCACGATCGGCACTGTCCAGCGCTGTCGCACAGCGGCATCGTCCGGGCCGGTACACGATCAGCACCGTCGAACTTCCAGCACCTGTCGAAAGTCCAGCACCTGTCGAAAGTCCGGCCGCGCGCGCAACTGCCGCCACGGCCCACCCCCAGCGGAGATGTAGTTGATGAGTCTTGTGCACCCGATGTGGCTGGCGACGCCGGCCGTAGCCTGCCTCGCCCTGGCCGCTTCGGCTCTGTCCCCGCACGCCGCGGGTGGCAAGCCGGTCCTTCTGCCGGCGCCCGTGGCCAGCGCGGTCAGCGCCACCCTGGCGACCGACGCGCGCACGCAGCTGGCCCGGATGCCGCTGGCCTTCGAACGCAACGTCGGCCAGACCGACGCGCAGGTGAAGTATTTCGCGCGCGGCGCGGGCTACGGCCTGTTCCTCACGCCCACCGAGGCGGTCTTCAGCCTGCGCGCCGCCTCCGGCCCGCAGGAGCTGGCCGACAGCCAGGCCGACGTGGTGCGCATGCGCCTCACCGGCGCCCGCAGCGACGCGCGCATCGACGGACTCAAGCCGCAGGCCGGCCGCAGCCACTACCTGCAGGGCAACGAGGCCAGTCAGTGGCGCCGCGACGTCGGCCATTTCGAGCAGGTCCGCTACACCGGTGTGTACGACGGCGTGGACCTGGTCTATTACGGCAACCAGCGCGAACTCGAATACGACTTCGTGGTGGCGCCGGGCGCCGACCCGGCGCAGATCGGCCTGGCCTTCCAGGGCCCGCGCACGCTGCGCATCGACGCCGCAGGCAACCTGGTGCTGGCCACCGGGGTCGGCGAGCTGGTCCAGAACAAGCCCGTGGCCTACCAGGAAATCGACGGTGAGCGCCGCCCGGTCGAGGCGAGCTACCGCCTTGCCGGCGACCGCGTCACCTTCGCGCTGGGCCATTACGATCCCAGCCACGCGCTGGTCATCGATCCGGTGCTGGGCTACAGCACCTTCCTCGGCGGCCTGGGCGACGACTTCGCCGCGGCCATCGCCGTCGATGCCGCCGGCAATGCCTACGTCACCGGCATGACCGCATCGGTCGCCTTCCCGACCGCCACGCCCTTGCAGACGGCCAACGGCGGCGGCGCCGACGTCTTCGTCACCAAGTTCAATGCCGCCGGCAGCGCGCTGGTCTACAGCACCTACCTGGGCGGCGGGCTGAGTGAAATCGGCTACGGCATCGCCGTGGACGGCGCCGGCAGCGCGTACATCACCGGCACCACGACCTCGACCAACTTTCCGACCAAGACCCCGGTGCAGGGCACGCTGCAGGGCACGCGCAACATGTTCGTGACCAAGCTGTCGGCGAACGGCGCCGCGCTGGAATACAGCACCTACCTGGGCAGCAAGGGCGAGTACGGCCTCAAGATCGCGGTCGACGCCAGCGGCGCGGCGGTGGTCGGCGGTTACGGCACGGGCACGCTGACCTTCCCGGCCGGCGCCTACCAGCCGGCGTTCGGCGGCGGCACCGAGCCCGACGGCATCCTGTTCAAGCTCGCGCCCGCCGGCACGTCGCTGCAGTGGGGCACCTACCTGGGCGGCGCGCTCGAGGACTCCATCGAGGACGTCAAGCTCGATGCCGCCGGCAACGTGTATTTCGCCGGCCACACCAAGTCGCCCGGCCTGCCCGTGCGCAATGCCATCCAGGCCACGCACGCGGGGAACGTCGACGCGGTGTTCGGCAAGTTCAGCGCGGCCGGCGAAGCGCAGTTCGTCAGCTTCTTCGGCGGCCCCGGTTCCGAAGGCGCCACCGGCGTCGGCGCGGACAGCAACGGCAACATCTACATCGCCGGCCACGTCTACGGCTCCCAGCTGCCGGTGCTCAATCCGGTGCAGGGCGTCGTGGGCCTGTGGGACGGCTTCATCAGCAAGTTCAACGCCACCGGCCAGGCGCTGGTCTACAGCACCTACTTCGGCGGCTCCGGCACCGAGGAAGTCGCCGGGCTGGGCGTGGACGGCAATGGCAACGCCTACGTCACCGGCCGCACCGATTCGGTCAACTTCCCCACCGCCTCTCCCTGGCAGGCCGACTACCGCGGCGGCAACGCCGACGGCTTCCTGATCGGCTTCAACCCGACGGGCAACGACATGGTGTGGAGCTCCTACGTCGGCGGCATCCGCGAAGACAACCTGATCGGCATGGCGGTCACCGCCAACGGCACCGTCTACGCGGCGGGCCGGTCGTTTGGCGCGTTCCCGACCGCCGCGCCCTACCAGGACGCCAACAAGGGCGGGCGCGACGCGGTGGTGCTGCGCGTGACCGGCAGCACGCCGACCTCGGTGCGCTACCGCCACCTGGACTTCAACGACGACGGCCGCGCCGACATCTTCTGGCGCAACGGCACCACTGGCGAGAACCAGTTGTGGAACACCGCGCACCAGGCGGTGTTCACCCCGATCGCGTCGCGTCCGGTGGCCTGGGCCGTCGGCGCGGCCGGCGACTTCAATGGCGACCATCGCGCCGACCTGTTCTGGCGCAACGCCAGCACGGGCGCCAACGAGATCTGGTACTCCGCGCGCCAGAGCCATTCGGTGGTGGCCGTGGCGCAGCCGGGCGTGGCCTGGACCGTGGTCGGCGCCGGCGATTTCAACGGCGACGGCCGCAGCGATGTCCTGTGGCGCAACACGACCACCGGCGCCAACGAGTACTGGTCCAACGCCAATGGCGCCCAGCGCGTGGCGCTGGCGACCGTCGTGGCGCAGGAATGGCGAGTGGCCGGCGTGGCCGACTTCAACAACGACGGGCGCGCCGACGTCCTGTGGCGCAACAGCGCCACCGGCGGCAACGACCTGTGGCTGTCGGGCCTGGTCGCCCAGCGCATCCGCCTGAGCTCGGTCAGCGACCAGAACTGGATCGTGGCGGGCGTGGGCGACTACACCGGCGACGGCCGCGCCGACATCCTGTGGCGCAACGGCACCACCGGCGCCAACGACCTGTGGCCTTCGGCCACTTCGTCGCTGCGCCAGGCGCTCACCCGCGTGAGCAACCTGGACTGGCGCGTCGTCGGCACGGGCGACTACAACGGCGATGGCCGCGCGGACATCCTGTGGCGCAACGTGACCACGGGCGAGAACATCATCTGGAACTCGGCCGTCGCCACCACCCAGCGCAAGCCGGCCACCCTCGCCGACCAGGCCTGGGTGCCGCTGCGCTGATTGCCGCCACCGCGGCACGCAGAAAAAACCCCCGCTCCGGCGGGGGTTTTTTTTCGGGTCGCGCAGGCGGGGGCGCCGCGGTTGTTGCCTGGAGGCGACCATGCCCCGCAGGCCCGGTGCGTCCCCGCCTTACGGCGGCGTCACGCTCAGCGCGTCCTTGCCGCTCAGCGGCGGCCGGACCGGTGCGGCGATGCCGAACGCGGCCACCGCCGGCAGCCGGCGCTGGTCGGCGCTGGGGCTGTCGTCCGGGCACTGGGCGTCGGGGAAGCCGAAATGCGGCTCCAGGCCGCGCCCGCATTCGTCCAGCGCCTCGTAGGCCTTGCCCGGCTGCAGGCACTGGCCCTCGAACGCGCGGATCCACGCATCGCGCCGGCGGGCGAAGTCCTCGCCGCAGCGGCGGGTGACGCGGATGCGATCGAGATCGTCCTGCACCGCATTGCGGCCTTCCAGGCCGTACTCGCGCAGCTCGGCCTCGGTGAGCAGGCGCAGGCTGCGGTTGG
This genomic interval carries:
- a CDS encoding DUF7948 domain-containing protein produces the protein MSLVHPMWLATPAVACLALAASALSPHAAGGKPVLLPAPVASAVSATLATDARTQLARMPLAFERNVGQTDAQVKYFARGAGYGLFLTPTEAVFSLRAASGPQELADSQADVVRMRLTGARSDARIDGLKPQAGRSHYLQGNEASQWRRDVGHFEQVRYTGVYDGVDLVYYGNQRELEYDFVVAPGADPAQIGLAFQGPRTLRIDAAGNLVLATGVGELVQNKPVAYQEIDGERRPVEASYRLAGDRVTFALGHYDPSHALVIDPVLGYSTFLGGLGDDFAAAIAVDAAGNAYVTGMTASVAFPTATPLQTANGGGADVFVTKFNAAGSALVYSTYLGGGLSEIGYGIAVDGAGSAYITGTTTSTNFPTKTPVQGTLQGTRNMFVTKLSANGAALEYSTYLGSKGEYGLKIAVDASGAAVVGGYGTGTLTFPAGAYQPAFGGGTEPDGILFKLAPAGTSLQWGTYLGGALEDSIEDVKLDAAGNVYFAGHTKSPGLPVRNAIQATHAGNVDAVFGKFSAAGEAQFVSFFGGPGSEGATGVGADSNGNIYIAGHVYGSQLPVLNPVQGVVGLWDGFISKFNATGQALVYSTYFGGSGTEEVAGLGVDGNGNAYVTGRTDSVNFPTASPWQADYRGGNADGFLIGFNPTGNDMVWSSYVGGIREDNLIGMAVTANGTVYAAGRSFGAFPTAAPYQDANKGGRDAVVLRVTGSTPTSVRYRHLDFNDDGRADIFWRNGTTGENQLWNTAHQAVFTPIASRPVAWAVGAAGDFNGDHRADLFWRNASTGANEIWYSARQSHSVVAVAQPGVAWTVVGAGDFNGDGRSDVLWRNTTTGANEYWSNANGAQRVALATVVAQEWRVAGVADFNNDGRADVLWRNSATGGNDLWLSGLVAQRIRLSSVSDQNWIVAGVGDYTGDGRADILWRNGTTGANDLWPSATSSLRQALTRVSNLDWRVVGTGDYNGDGRADILWRNVTTGENIIWNSAVATTQRKPATLADQAWVPLR